A DNA window from Mya arenaria isolate MELC-2E11 chromosome 17, ASM2691426v1 contains the following coding sequences:
- the LOC128224936 gene encoding uncharacterized protein LOC128224936, with protein MISNTDVQALRKDEENWVRTIIGLNATKTCLAGFAEDVMLKLREHARNEVVKRNRLCKFVSCSQCSIADLLPCPTYDVCFNKSGACKFHVNTPKVCPNSVCNVILEYIIKSHRHHSPSWRNTEPSLWFTNSWEIAKCFLPPDGYKDVKSAEETDFDGIACVIKNCLMFENVTGQNMARSNSSLSKALAVSRGIISSTSLHVTDEQMTSDLHILESLLTDTKCLKERKATKTALQTIKKIRNNDMKITSEKLEEVKLSSYNQHLVWKKKEISYGYADKTGPLQKKQKISNSRQLRSAHSSHGYCSAPETIIIDKDIHKWFSVYIHACADVREINITTDSILCALGITHIAEVNRTFVSNSVVVRLIFMIDHTTMDLMEIFRSIRKKVDGGCKPLSLREENNFSTIYIGSRQNIQMEEIKPCTNAGLLFYGLQEEFVQNCNDLVFDVTNTKDTNAFLEKLDDILERITIKTLRKKTEALVLLKSQIYDNADNKPFYELIESELTKLGFCISRNMNNGEICDAQASTSGTVYKLRSTEKKFFQNVVSRKSEIDQQLCCLKALYARSGVPEDEKPTFPQGNISWNIEKVKSALKGISNIQGFGQSLGKLNVYINGVNTTQKEKSSTLVGKELQKVGLDVADYKMHFIKSENNFCHSVGDKIYTEPKSGTLGAFALRSNVCEERKLCALLSLHVAKHQVEHLAEREEIPLETRRGRVGYILRPLLFSDPSRKYLDIASAKIDDAHIKLCDTQLKDEHGDIKLCTLFDFERDDLQFLDGMPVHIWGASSSPGLGRIKESNFHMENGLHILLENREASSEQFCKEGDSGSVVCAFHRRKRSLIALGMVIGEFNTCQQPTGKRYLALQLKEGLHQLSELQNATYQLCTGNTEGDGL; from the exons ATGATATCGAACACCGACGTTCAAGCGCTCAGGAAAGATGAAGAAAACTGGGTCCGAACCATTATTGGCCTGAACGCTACTAAGACATGCTTAGCAGGGTTTGCAGAGGATGTTATGTTGAAGTTAAGAGAACATGCAAGAAACGAAGTCGTGAAACGAAACCGTCTTTGTAAGTTTGTTAGCTGTTCCCAATGTTCAATTGCTGACCTTTTGCCATGCCCTACCTATGacgtttgttttaataaaagtggAGCTTGCAAATTCCACGTCAACACACCTAAAGTTTGTCCAAATAGTGTTTGCAATGTTATATTGGAGTACATAATCAAAAGCCATCGACATCATTCCCCATCGTGGAGAAATACAGAACCATCTTTGTGGTTTACAAATTCTTGGGAAATTGCAAAATGCTTTCTACCCCCCGACGGATATAAAGATGTAAAATCGGCAGAAGAAACAGATTTCGATGGCATTGCTTGTGTCATAAAGAACTGCCtgatgtttgaaaatgttactGGACAAAATATGGCACGTTCGAACTCAAGTTTGTCAAAG GCACTTGCCGTATCAAGAGGTATTATCTCTAGTACATCACTACATGTAACAGACGAACAGATGACCAGCGACTTGCACATACTCGAATCACTTCTAACAGACACCAAATGCCTTAAAGAGAGGAAGGCCACAAAAACGGctttacaaacaattaaaaag ATACGCAACAATGATATGAAAATCACGTCTGAAAAATTGGAAGAGGTTAAATTGAGCTCATACAACCAGCATTTGGTTTGGAAGAAAAAGGAAATATCATATGGTTACGCGGATAAAACAGGGCCTTTacaaaagaaacagaaaatatcaaattccAGACAACTGCGTTCTGCTCATTCGTCACATG GATACTGCTCTGCACCAGAGACGATTATTATTGACAAAGACATACACAAGTGGTTTTCAGTTTACATACATGCATGCGCAGATGTTCgtgaaataaacataacaactGATTCGATTCTGTGTGCCTTGGGTATAACACACATTGCTGAAGTTAATCGAACGTTTGTATCAAATTCTGTAGTAGTCCGATTGATATTCATGATTGATCACACAACAATGGATTTGATGGAAATCTTTCGCAGTATCCGAAAGAAAGTTGACGGTGGTTGTAAACCCTTGAGTCTAAGGgaagaaaataacttttcaacGATATATATTGGTAGCAGACAGAATATTCAAATGGAGGAGATCAAACCCTGTACAAATGCGGGACTTTTATTTTATGGCTTACAAGAAGAGTTTGTTCAAAATTGCAATGATTTGGTTTTTGATGTAACAAACACAAAAGACACAAATGCATTTCTTGAGAAACTCGACGATATCCTAGAACGTATCACCATCAAGACGCTTCGAAAGAAAACAGAGGCGTTGGTTTTGCTAAAGAGCCAAATATATGATAATGCTGACAACAAGCCATTTTATGAGTTGATTGAATCTGAACTTACAAAGCTAGGATTCTGTATTAGCAGAAACATGAACAACGGGGAAATATGCGACGCACAAGCAAGCACAAGCGGAACAGTATACAAACTACGAA gcacagaAAAAAAATTCTTTCAGAATGTAGTAAGTCGGAAATCGGAAATCGACCAACAATTATGCTGCCTGAAAGCTCTATATGCACGCAGCGGTGTTCCTGAAGATGAAAAACCTACATTTCCTCAAGGGAATATAAGCTGGAATATCGAAAAA GTCAAGTCAGCTCTTAAAGGTATTTCCAATATTCAAGGATTTGGCCAGTCGCTTGGTAAGttaaatgtgtatataaatggGGTCAATACCACGCAGAAGGAAAAATCATCAACACTTGTCGGAAAGGAATTACAGAAAGTTGGTTTGGATGTCGCTGACTACAAAATGCATTTCATAAAGagtgaaaataatttttgtcaCTCCGTAGGCGATAAAATATACACAGAACCTAAGTCGGGGACTTTAGGCGCATTTGCGTTGAGGTCAAACGTATGTGAAGAAAGGAAACTCTGTGCGTTGTTATCGTTACACGTTGCAAAACACCAGGTCGAACATTTGGCCGAAAGAGAAGAAATACCGCTCGAAACAAGACGCGGCAGAGTCGGTTACATTCTAAGGCCACTTCTTTTCTCTGACCCTAGCAGAAAATATCTAGACATCGCTTCTGCGAAAATAGATGATGCACATATTAAATTATGCGACACGCAGTTAAAAGATGAACATGGAGATATAAAGTTGTGCACGCTTTTCGATTTTGAAAGAGACGATTTGCAATTCCTAGACGGTATGCCAGTTCACATTTGGGGCGCCTCTTCTTCGCCAGGACTAGGAAGAATAAAGGAAAGCAATTTTCACATGGAAAACGGCCTGCACATCTTATTAGAAAACAGAGAAGCATCGTCCGAACAGTTTTGCAAAGAAGGTGACAGTGGATCTGTCGTTTGTGCATTCCACAGAAGGAAAAGATCGCTCATAGCTTTGGGAATGGTAATAGGCGAATTTAATACGTGCCAACAACCTACCGGAAAGCGATATCTCGCACTTCAGTTGAAGGAAGGCTTGCATCAATTATCAGAATTGCAAAACGCCACTTACCAGCTTTGTACTGGAAATACTGAGGGTGATGG gtTGTAG